The following are encoded together in the Cicer arietinum cultivar CDC Frontier isolate Library 1 chromosome 2, Cicar.CDCFrontier_v2.0, whole genome shotgun sequence genome:
- the LOC101494340 gene encoding uncharacterized protein has product MEMQQLLSMGFPDELAAQALAATGGKSTVKATEWILTHKPNSNPIPNPNPNPSSFAFQPKLDRFFQSPSPPPPIDSQQQQKEEEQQQQADEPTKRIKLSPQTQTQTQTQTQQNKSAFFFNRSKKQTQTHGPLYERLRPRTLDEVVGQDHLLANNSILRSAIQRNRLPSILLWGPPGTGKTTIAKAIVNSSPTTSTFYRFVSLSAVTSGVKDVRDAVDEARKLRIKTNQTTVLFVDEVHRFNKSQQDSFLPVIEDGSIVFVGATTENPSFHLITPLLSRCRVLTLNPLQPHHLLLLLNRAVTDTDKGLVQSLGFGSDSSHVDVSVRDEVVDFIAKNCDGDARVALNVLEIAAVTAAARVQVQHDNEECLGVNVTVEDAKEALQCKHLAYDKAGEEHYNLISALHKSMRGSDADAAIYWLARMLEGGEEPLYIARRLVRFASEDVGLADPLALNQAVSCYQACHFIGMPECNVILAQCVAYLALAPKSVAVYRAIGAAQKVVKESVGQNEGVPLHLRNAPTKLMKEIGYGKGYIYPPDNPSSTQSYLPPSLQGFKFLHWPDRNTSESDG; this is encoded by the coding sequence ATGGAGATGCAACAGCTTCTTAGCATGGGCTTCCCCGACGAGTTAGCCGCCCAAGCCTTGGCTGCCACCGGCGGCAAATCCACCGTCAAAGCCACCGAATGGATTCTCACTCACAAACCCAACTCCAATCCTATTCCTAATCCTAATCCTAATCCATCATCATTTGCTTTCCAACCCAAACTCGACCGCTTCTTTCAATCCCCATCTCCACCACCACCCATTGactcacaacaacaacaaaaagaagaagaacaacaacaacaagcaGATGAACCAACCAAACGCATCAAGTTATCACCACAAACgcaaacacaaacacaaacacaaaccCAACAAAACAAGTCCGCATTTTTCTTCAACCGTTCCAAAAAACAAACCCAAACTCACGGACCCTTATACGAACGTTTGCGTCCCAGAACATTGGACGAGGTTGTCGGACAAGACCATCTTCTCGCAAACAATTCCATTCTCCGCTCCGCAATCCAACGCAACCGTCTCCCTTCAATACTCCTGTGGGGTCCACCTGGCACAGGTAAAACCACTATCGCCAAAGCTATTGTAAATTCATCACCAACAACTTCCACTTTCTATCGCTTTGTCTCTTTATCTGCTGTTACTAGTGGTGTTAAAGACGTTAGGGATGCTGTTGATGAAGCTAGAAAACTCAGAATCAAAACAAATCAAACCACTGTTCTCTTTGTGGATGAGGTTCACAGGTTTAATAAATCTCAACAGGATTCTTTCTTACCTGTCATTGAAGATGGTAGCATTGTTTTCGTTGGTGCCACTACTGAAAACCCTTCTTTTCATTTGATTACACCACTTTTGTCTCGTTGTCGTGTCCTTACTCTTAACCCTCTTCAACCCCATCACCTGCTTTTGCTTCTCAACAGGGCTGTAACTGACACAGACAAAGGGTTGGTGCAAAGCCTTGGTTTTGGTTCTGATTCTTCCCACGTTGATGTCAGTGTCCGTGATGAGGTTGTTGATTTTATAGCTAAAAATTGTGATGGGGATGCTCGTGTTGCTTTGAATGTGTTGGAGATTGCTGCTGTTACTGCTGCTGCTCGGGTACAAGTACAGCATGATAATGAAGAATGTCTTGGTGTTAATGTTACTGTTGAGGATGCAAAGGAGGCACTTCAATGCAAGCATCTTGCTTATGATAAAGCTGGGGAAGAACACTATAATTTAATCAGTGCATTGCACAAGTCTATGAGGGGAAGTGATGCTGATGCAGCTATTTATTGGCTAGCAAGAATGTTAGAAGGAGGTGAAGAGCCACTTTATATTGCACGTAGGCTTGTAAGGTTTGCAAGTGAGGATGTTGGTTTGGCTGATCCTTTAGCTCTTAATCAAGCTGTTTCCTGCTACCAAGCTTGTCACTTTATAGGAATGCCTGAGTGCAATGTCATTCTTGCACAATGTGTTGCATACTTGGCTTTGGCTCCTAAATCTGTAGCAGTTTATAGAGCAATTGGAGCTGCTCAGAAGGTAGTGAAGGAATCAGTTGGACAGAATGAAGGGGTGCCTCTTCATCTCAGGAATGCACCAACCAAATTAATGAAGGAAATTGGGTATGGGAAAGGATACATATACCCTCCTGATAACCCTTCCTCAACACAGAGCTACTTGCCACCCTCTCTTCAAGGATTCAAATTCCTCCATTGGCCTGACAGGAATACCTCTGAATCTGATGGATGA
- the UGT82A3 gene encoding UDP-glycosyltransferase 82A1, which yields MKKPIVILIPYPAQGHVTPMQNLASTFVSQGFEAVIVLPQYVHKKIIDSDDENIKWVGLVDGMEEDTTPDFFAIESAMENIMPKHLEEFLQKYERIEVCLVVVDLLASWAIQVTAGMFGIPTAGFWPAMLSSYLLIASIPHMLQTRLISDTGVPQHEGKINFVPELPVVSTNDLPWLIGTIGARKERFKFWMRTLERSIKLKWILVNSFPNETKVGLQPSSSNSQHVLPIGPICRPHELTKTLSFWKEDLSCLKWLTNQKANSVVYVSFGSWVNPMGESKLKNLALALEASKRPFIWVLRSTWREGLPNGFLERVLKQGIGMVVSWAPQTKILQHNSVGCFITHCGWNSTLEALEFQKKLLCYPMAGDQFVNCVYIVEIWKVGLRLNGLSQNDVEEGIAMLMEDNEMDTRLITLYQRIMGINNGALLFKSFVEQLKKLNS from the exons ATGAAGAAGCCAATAGTGATTTTGATTCCCTATCCTGCACAGGGACATGTTACTCCCATGCAAAATTTAGCCTCTACCTTTGTAAGCCAAGGTTTTGAAGCCGTGATAGTCCTTCCTCAATATGTTCATAAGAAGATAATTGATAGCGATGATGAGAATATCAAGTGGGTTGGCTTAGTAGATGGAATGGAAGAGGACACAACACCAGATTTCTTTGCAATTGAATCAGCAATGGAGAACATAATGCCAAAACATTTGGAAGAGTTccttcaaaaatatgaaaggaTTGAAGTGTGTTTGGTTGTGGTTGATTTGTTGGCATCTTGGGCCATACAAGTTACTGCAGGCATGTTTGGCATCCCTACTGCTGGGTTTTGGCCAGCCATGCTTTCATCCTATCTATTGATTGCTTCCATACCTCATATGCTTCAGACTAGACTCATCTCTGATACAG GAGTTCCACAACATGAAGGGAAAATTAACTTTGTACCTGAGTTGCCTGTAGTATCAACCAATGATCTACCATGGTTAATTGGAACTATTGGTGCAAGGAAAGAGAGATTTAAGTTTTGGATGAGAACTTTGGAAAGATCCATAAAGCTTAAATGGATTTTGGTGAATTCATTTCCCAATGAAACCAAAGTTGGGCTTCAACCTAGTAGTAGTAATTCACAACATGTTTTGCCTATAGGCCCAATTTGTAGGCCTCATGAATTGACTAAAACTCTTAGCTTTTGGAAAGAAGATTTGAGTTGCTTAAAATGGCTAACAAACCAAAAGGCTAATTCAGTTGTTTATGTTTCATTTGGAAGTTGGGTGAATCCAATGGGTGAATCCAAGTTGAAAAATCTAGCACTAGCACTTGAGGCTTCAAAAAGGCCTTTCATTTGGGTTTTGAGGTCCACTTGGCGTGAAGGGTTACCAAATGGGTTTTTGGAGAGAGTTTTGAAGCAAGGTATAGGGATGGTTGTTTCTTGGGCCCCACAAACGAAGATCTTGCAACACAATTCTGTTGGTTGTTTTATCACACATTGTGGTTGGAATTCTACATTGGAGGCTTTAGAATTCCAAAAGAAATTGTTGTGCTACCCTATGGCTGGGGATCAGTTTGTGAATTGTGTGTATATTGTTGAGATATGGAAGGTGGGTTTAAGACTCAATGGGCTTAGTCAAAATGATGTTGAAGAAGGAATTGCAATGTTGATGGAAGATAATGAAATGGATACACGTTTAATAACATTGTATCAAAGAATAATGGGAATTAACAATGGAGCCTTACTATTTAAATCCTTTGTGGAACAACTCaagaaattaaattcataa
- the LOC101493704 gene encoding chlorophyll a-b binding protein 3, chloroplastic, which translates to MATQALVSSSSLTFAAEAVKQSLGARSLPSSIGSSRKGSFIVKAASPPVKSGGADRPLWFASKQSLSYLDGSLPGDYGFDPLGLSDPEGTGGFIEPRWLAYGEIINGRFAMLGALGAIAPEILGKAGLIPEETALPWFQTGVIPPAGTYNYWADNYTLFVLEMALMGFAEHRRLQDWYNPGSMGKQYFLGLEKGLGGSGEPAYPGGPFFNPLGFGKDEKSLKDLKLKEVKNGRLAMLAILGYFIQGLVTGVGPFQNLLDHLADPVNNNVLTSLKFH; encoded by the exons ATGGCTACACAAGCTCTAGTGTCGTCATCATCTCTTACCTTCGCAGCTGAGGCTGTGAAGCAGAGTCTTGGAGCAAGATCACTCCCATCTTCAATTGGGTCTTCTAGAAAAGGTTCCTTTATTGTTAAGGCAGCTTCTCCTCCTGTTAAG AGTGGTGGAGCTGATAGGCCCTTGTGGTTTGCATCAAAGCAAAGTCTTTCTTATTTGGATGGCAG CCTTCCAGGTGACTATGGATTTGACCCTCTAGGACTTTCAGATCCTGAAGGAACAGGAGGGTTCATTGAGCCAAGATGGCTAGCATACGGCGAGATAATCAACGGCCGCTTCGCAATGTTGGGAGCACTTGGAGCTATAGCACCTGAAATTCTCGGCAAAGCTGGTTTGATCCCTGAGGAAACAGCACTTCCTTGGTTCCAAACCGGCGTGATTCCGCCAGCAGGAACATACAACTACTGGGCAGACAATTACACACTGTTTGTGTTGGAAATGGCACTCATGGGATTTGCAGAACACAGGAGACTCCAAGATTGGTACAACCCCGGGTCGATGGGAAAACAATACTTTTTAGGACTTGAGAAAGGTCTTGGTGGTTCTGGTGAACCAGCTTACCCTGGTGGACCTTTCTTTAACCCTCTTGGTTTTGGTAAGGATGAGAAATCCTTGAAGGATTTGAAGCTTAAGGAAGTTAAGAATGGGAGGTTAGCTATGTTGGCTATATTGGGTTACTTTATTCAAGGTCTTGTGACAGGAGTTGGACCATTCCAAAACCTCTTAGATCATCTTGCTGATCCTGTCAACAACAATGTCTTGACAAGTCTCAAGTTTCACTGA
- the LOC101508621 gene encoding uncharacterized protein, producing the protein MGVGREVSISLDDVRDKNIMQLKKLNIALFPVRYNDKYYADALASAEFTKLAYYSDICVGAIACRLEKKEGGGQVRVYIMTLGVLAPYRGLGIGTKLLNHVLDLCSKQNISEVYLHVQTNNEDAINFYKKFEFEITETIQNYYTNITPPDCYVLTRHIAPSPTKK; encoded by the exons ATGGGAGTTGGACGTGAAGTGTCAATCTCACTGGATGATGTGAGAGATAAGAACATTATGCAGCTCAAGAAGCTTAATATTGCGCTTTTCCCTGTTCGCTACAACGACAAATACTACGCTGATGCACTTGCTTCTGCCGAATTCACCAAACTAG CTTACTACAGTGACATTTGTGTTGGTGCAATTGCATGCCGGCTTGAGAAGAAAGAAGGCGGGGGACAAGTTCGGGTTTACATCATGACTTTAGGAGTCCTAGCGCCTTACCGTGGACTTGGTATTG GAACAAAGCTGCTGAATCATGTTCTTGATCTCTGCTCCAAGCAAAACATTTCTGAAGTTTACTTGCATGTGCAGACAAACAATGAAGACGCCATTAACTTTTATAAGAAGTTTGAGTTTGAAATTACGGAAACAATCCAGAACTATTACACAAACATCACACCACCAGACTGCTATGTTCTCACGAGGCACATAGCTCCAAGTCCAACAAAGAAATAA
- the LOC101494970 gene encoding pentatricopeptide repeat-containing protein At3g22150, chloroplastic — protein sequence MTETNGIIRIGMTMSSPVVSLPVVSTTSNDNTQIRVASKQKEWNKAISTSIRSRLSKLCRQGQPHLARHLLETLPRPSTVVWNSVIIGFVCNNMPLEALLLYAQMRKSSPHIRFDPYTFSSTLKACALTNDVVTGKAIHSHFLRSHSNSISNPGPSRIVYNSLLNMYSCCQHDYVLKVFAVMRKRNVIAWNTLISWYVKTNCYHQALSAFDTMINLNITPTPVTFVNLFPALSKLGDSRIAHLFYGFLLKFGDEYVNDVFVVSSAILMFADLGCMDYARKVFDQCSNKNTEIWNTMIAAYVQNNLPVEAIDVFIQALESEEEEGICDDVTFLSVITAVSQLQQVKLAEQLHAFVVKSLPVSPIIILNAVIVMYSRCNLVNTSFKVFDKMLERDAVSWNTIISAFVQNGFDEEALMLVCEMQKQRFLIDSVTASALLSAASNLRNLYIGRQTHAYLIRRGIQFEGMESYLIDMYAKSGLIRTSELLFEKNCSSDRDQATWNAMIAGYTQNGLNEKAILLLKEMLVHKVLPNAVTLASILPACNSMGSMGFVRQLHGFSIRHVLEKNVYVGTALTDTYSKCGAISYAENVFVRTPEKNSVTYTTMMMCYGQHGMGKRALTLYDSMLRSGIKPDAVTFVAILSACNYTGLVDEGLQIFESMEKIHKIKPTIEHYCCVADMLGRVGKVVEAYEFVKGLGEVGNTMEIWGSLLGACKNHGHFELGKVVAKKLLNMGTEKRMAGYHVLLSNIYAEEGEWENVDRVRKKMKEKGLQKETGCSWIEIVGFVNCFVSRDEKHTQSDEIYNMLDKLTLDMKDAGYKPLYSSNFNDFGF from the coding sequence ATGACCGAAACGAACGGTATTATCAGAATAGGAATGACAATGAGTTCTCCCGTCGTTTCACTTCCCGTCGTCTCAACCACATCAAACGACAACACTCAAATTCGCGTTGCTTCGAAACAGAAAGAATGGAACAAAGCCATAAGCACAAGCATTCGTTCTCGTCTCAGTAAACTATGCCGACAAGGCCAACCCCACCTCGCTCGCCACCTCCTCGAAACTCTCCCCCGCCCCTCCACCGTCGTCTGGAATTCTGTCATCATCGGATTCGTATGCAACAACATGCCTCTCGAAGCTCTTCTCTTATACGCTCAAATGAGGAAATCCTCACCTCATATTCGTTTCGATCCTTACACTTTCTCTTCAACTCTCAAAGCTTGTGCCCTAACCAACGACGTTGTTACCGGTAAAGCTATTCACTCTCATTTTCTTCGTTctcattcaaattcaatttcaaacccTGGTCCTAGTAGAATTGTTTACAATTCTCTATTGAATATGTACTCTTGTTGTCAACATGATTATGTCCTCAAAGTGTTTGCTGTTATGCGTAAACGAAATGTCATCGCTTGGAATACCTTGATTTCTTGGTATGTTAAGACCAATTGCTATCATCAAGCGCTTAGTGCTTTTGATACTATGATCAATCTCAATATAACGCCTACTCCTGTTACTTTTGTTAACCTCTTCCCTGCATTATCTAAACTCGGTGATTCCAGAATTGCCCACTTGTTTTATGGATTTCTTCTCAAATTTGGTGATGAGTATGTTAATGATGTGTTTGTTGTTAGTTCTGCAATTCTCATGTTTGCCGATCTTGGTTGCATGGATTATGCTCGTAAGGTTTTTGATCAATGTTCTAATAAAAATACTGAGATTTGGAATACTATGATTGCTGCTTATGTTCAAAATAATCTCCCTGTTGAAGCAATTGACGTGTTCATTCAAGCATTGGAGTCAGAGGAGGAGGAGGGTATATGCGATGATGTAACTTTTCTTTCTGTTATTACTGCTGTTTCACAGCTGCAGCAAGTCAAATTGGCTGAGCAGCTGCATGCATTTGTTGTAAAAAGTTTGCCGGTTTCACCGATTATAATTCTCAATGCTGTAATTGTTATGTACTCAAGGTGCAATCTTGTTAATACTTCGTTTAAGGTTTTTGATAAGATGTTAGAGAGGGATGCTGTTTCGTGGAATACCATAATATCTGCCTTTGTACAGAATGGTTTCGATGAGGAAGCGCTTATGCTTGTGTGTGAGATGCAGAAGCAAAGGTTTTTGATTGATTCTGTTACCGCAAGTGCCCTTCTTTCTGCAGCTTCTAATCTTAGGAATTTGTATATTGGAAGGCAAACTCATGCATATCTGATTCGCCGCGGGATACAGTTTGAGGGGATGGAGAGTTATCTGAttgatatgtatgcaaaatCCGGCTTGATTAGAACTTCTGAATTGTTGTTTGAGAAGAACTGCTCTAGTGATAGAGACCAGGCCACATGGAATGCTATGATTGCTGGTTATACTCAGAATGGGCTCAATGAGAAAGCTATTCTCCTTCTTAAAGAGATGTTGGTGCACAAGGTACTACCAAATGCAGTGACCTTGGCATCAATTCTTCCTGCTTGCAATTCAATGGGAAGCATGGGATTTGTTAGGCAACTTCATGGATTCTCCATACGTCATGTCTTGGAGAAAAATGTTTATGTGGGAACTGCCTTAACCGACACGTACTCCAAATGTGGCGCAATTAGTTATGCTGAAAATGTCTTTGTGAGAACACCTGAGAAAAATTCGGTCACATACACCACAATGATGATGTGCTACGGTCAACATGGGATGGGTAAGAGAGCTCTTACATTGTATGATTCTATGCTGAGATCTGGCATTAAGCCCGATGCAGTTACTTTTGTTGCCATCTTGTCTGCTTGTAATTATACTGGATTGGTTGATGAAGGCCTTCAAATATTTGAATCAATGGAGAAAATACATAAAATCAAGCCCACAATTGAACATTATTGTTGTGTTGCAGACATGTTAGGGAGGGTTGGGAAGGTGGTTGAAGCCTATGAGTTTGTCAAGGGATTGGGTGAGGTTGGCAACACAATGGAAATTTGGGGATCTCTTCTCGGGGCTTGCAAAAATCATGGGCATTTTGAATTGGGAAAAGTTGTTGCCAAAAAATTGCTAAATATGGGTACGGAGAAAAGGATGGCAGGATATCATGTTCTGCTCTCAAATATTTATGCAGAGGAAGGAGAGTGGGAAAATGTTGACAGAGTTAGAAAGAAGATGAAGGAAAAAGGCTTGCAAAAGGAAACGGGATGTAGTTGGATTGAGATAGTTGGGTTTGTAAACTGCTTTGTATCTAGAGACGAGAAGCACACTCAAAGTGATGAGATATATAATATGTTGGACAAGTTGACTCTGGACATGAAAGATGCGGGTTACAAGCCACTTTACAGCtcaaattttaatgattttggaTTCTGA
- the LOC101494025 gene encoding oxygen-dependent coproporphyrinogen-III oxidase, chloroplastic: MPCITAPSYSYAIVPFTFISPKSTRISPTAKFLTKHNRNPLIETISMSSNNYQRKRVVRATVSIEKETPEAERPETFLRGGDGDEGVSSVRVRFEKMIREAQDSVCNAIEIADGGAKFKEDVWSRPGGGGGISRVLQDGAVWEKAGVNVSVVYGLMPPDAYRAAKGAATSPDQKPGPIPFFAAGISSVLHPKNPFAPTLHFNYRYFETDAPKDAPGAPRQWWFGGGTDLTPAYIFEEDVKHFHSTQKQACDKFDPTFYPRFKKWCDDYFYIKHRDERRGLGGIFFDDLNDYDQEMLLSFATECANSVIPAYIPIIEKRKDLPFTDQQKAWQQLRRGRYVEFNLVYDRGTTFGLKTGGRIESILVSLPLTSRWEYDHKPEVGSEEWKLLDACRNPKEWI; this comes from the exons ATGCCTTGTATCACAGCTCCTTCTTATTCCTACGCCATTGTTCCCTTTACCTTCATTTCTCCAAAATCAACTCGAATTTCTCCAACTGCAAAATTTCTCACTAAACATAACCGTAATCCTCTAATTGAAACAATAAGCATGAGTAGTAATAATTATCAGAGAAAAAGAGTAGTTAGAGCAACCGTTTCAATTGAAAAAGAGACTCCAGAAGCTGAACGACCTGAAACGTTTCTGAGAGGCGGTGACGGAGACGAAGGAGTGTCTTCTGTTAGAGTCCGTTTTGAGAAGATGATAAGAGAAGCGCAAGATAGTGTGTGTAATGCAATTGAGATTGCTGATGGTGGTGCTAAATTTAAAGAAGATGTTTGGTCTAGAcctggtggtggtggtggtattaGTAGGGTTCTTCAAGACGGTGCCGTTTGGGAGAAAGCTGGTGTTAATGTGAGTGTTGTTTATGGTCTTATGCCTCCTGATGCTTATCGTGCTGCTAAAGGTGCTGCTACTTCTCCTGATCAGAAGCCTGGTCCTATTCCCTTTTTTGCTGCTGGAATTAGCTCT GTTTTACACCCTAAGAACCCGTTTGCCCCAACCTTGCATTTCAATTATCGCTATTTTGAAACTGATGCTCCTAAAG ATGCTCCTGGAGCACCTAGACAATGGTGGTTTGGTGGGGGAACTGACTTAACCCCTGCTTACATTTTTGAGGAGGATGTCAAGCACTTCCATTCA ACTCAAAAACAGGCTTGTGACAAGTTTGATCCTACATTTTACCCCCGATTCAAGAAATGGTGTGATGATTACTTTTATATCAAG CATCGAGATGAAAGGAGAGGGCTTGGAGGAATATTTTTTGACGATCTGAATGACTATGATCAGGAGATGCTCCTTTCCTTCGCTACCG AATGTGCAAATTCTGTTATTCCCGCTTATATACCTATCATAGAGAAAAGGAAGGATTTGCCCTTTACAGATCAACAGAAAGCATGGCAACAATTGCGAAGGGGACGATATGTTGAATTCAATTTG GTATATGATAGGGGTACAACATTTGGACTAAAAACTGGAGGGAGAATAGAGAGTATTCTTGTTTCTCTCCCATTGACTTCTCGATGGGAATATGATCAC AAACCAGAAGTAGGAAGTGAAGAATGGAAGCTCTTAGATGCGTGCAGAAACCCGAAGGAATGGATCTAA
- the UGT71S3 gene encoding putative UDP-glucose flavonoid 3-O-glucosyltransferase 3 yields the protein MKKIEVVFIPSPGVGHLISTLEFANLLINRNNRLNITVLVINFPKTVEKQTNYSLTESENLHVINLPQTTTHVPSTSDVGNSISALVETQKSNVKQAVSNLTGTLAAFVVDMFCTTMIDVANELGVPSLVFFTSGVAFLGLMLHLHTIWEQQDTELLLQQDELDIPSFANPVATNTLPTLVLRKEWESSFIKYGNGLKKASGIIVNSFHELEPHAVRSFLEDPTLRDLPIYPVGPILNPKSNVDSDDVIKWLDDQPPSSVVFLCFGSMGTFDEEQVREIALAIERSGVRFLWSLRKPQPQGTMVPPSDYTLSQMLEVLPEGFLDRTANIGRVIGWAPQVQVLAHQATGGFVSHCGWNSTLESIYYGVPIATWPLFAEQQTNAFELVRELKIAVEIALDYRLEFDIGRNYLLDADKIERGIRGVLDKDGEVRKKVKEMSQKSRNVLLEGGSSYTYLGQLIDYITNQV from the coding sequence ATGAAGAAAATAGAAGTGGTGTTTATCCCTTCTCCAGGTGTAGGACATCTAATCTCCACCCTTGAATTTGCCAACCTTCTCATCAACCGTAATAACCGTCTCAATATAACTGTCTTAGTCATCAATTTCCCAAAAACCGTTGAAAAACAAACTAATTATTCACTTACCGAATCAGAAAACCTCCACGTCATCAACCTTCCTCAAACTACTACCCATGTTCCCTCCACCTCTGATGTAGGTAATTCCATAAGTGCTCTCGTTGAAACACAAAAATCCAACGTTAAACAAGCTGTTTCCAACCTCACTGGAACACTCGCTGCTTTCGTTGTTGACATGTTCTGTACCACAATGATTGATGTTGCCAACGAGTTAGGTGTCCCTTCTCTTGTCTTCTTCACTTCGGGTGTTGCTTTCCTTGGTTTGATGCTTCATCTTCACACCATTTGGGAACAGCAAGACACTGAGTTGCTGTTGCAGCAAGATGAGTTGGATATACCGAGTTTCGCTAACCCGGTTGCTACAAACACGTTGCCCACTTTAGTGCTCCGTAAGGAATGGGAATCGTCTTTCATCAAATATGGTAATGGCCTTAAGAAAGCCAGTGGCATTATAGTAAATTCGTTTCATGAGCTAGAGCCTCACGCTGTTCGTTCATTTTTAGAAGATCCTACCCTACGTGATTTACCCATATATCCTGTGGGACCCATATTAAACCCCAAGTCAAATGTTGACTCTGATGACGTCATTAAGTGGCTCGATGATCAACCTCCTTCTTCGGTAGTTTTCCTCTGCTTTGGGAGCATGGGTACTTTCGATGAGGAACAAGTTAGAGAGATCGCGCTTGCTATTGAGAGAAGTGGGGTCCGCTTCTTGTGGTCCCTACGTAAACCCCAACCGCAGGGAACTATGGTTCCGCCCTCTGATTATACTCTTTCTCAAATGCTTGAGGTTTTACCTGAAGGGTTCTTAGATCGAACGGCTAATATTGGAAGGGTTATTGGGTGGGCCCCTCAAGTTCAAGTACTAGCACATCAAGCCACAGGAGGATTCGTTTCACATTGTGGTTGGAATTCAACGTTGGAAAGTATATATTATGGTGTGCCTATTGCCACGTGGCCACTATTTGCTGAACAACAGACCAATGCTTTTGAGCTTGTACGTGAGTTGAAGATAGCCGTCGAGATCGCATTGGATTATAGATTGGAGTTTGATATCGGACGTAACTATCTTTTAGATGCTGACAAGATCGAGAGGGGAATAAGGGGTGTATTGGATAAAGATGGAGAGGTAcgaaagaaagtgaaagagaTGTCTCAAAAGAGTAGGAATGTATTGTTAGAAGGTGGATCTTCCTACACTTACTTAGGTcaattgattgattatattACAAATCAAGTTTGA